The Desmodus rotundus isolate HL8 chromosome 3, HLdesRot8A.1, whole genome shotgun sequence genome includes a region encoding these proteins:
- the LLPH gene encoding protein LLP homolog: protein MAKSLRSKWKRKMRAEKRKKNAPKELSRLKSILKVDTDVLMKDVQEIATVVVAKHSEVKTQCVGKDEKDDMKMETDIKRNKKSLLDQHGQYPIWMNQRQRKRLKAKREKGKGKRKTKAVKAAKGLAW from the exons ATGGCTAAAAGCTTACGGAGTAAGTGGAAAAGGAAGATGCgtgctgaaaagagaaaaaagaatgccCCAAAGGAACTTAGCCGACTAAAGAGTATTCTTAAAGTAGATACTGATGTTTTAATGAAAGATGTTCAAGAGATAGCAACCGTGGTGGTGGCCAAACATTCTGAAGTGAAAACCCAGTGTGTGGGGAAAGATGAAAAAG atgaCATGAAAATGGAGACTGAtattaagagaaacaaaaagagtctTCTAGACCAGCACGGACAGTACCCCATATGGATGAAccagaggcagaggaaaaggCTGAAGGCAAAgcgagagaaagggaaggggaaaagaaaaacaaaagcagtgaAGGCGGCTAAGGGCTTGGCctggtag